The Amyelois transitella isolate CPQ chromosome 20, ilAmyTran1.1, whole genome shotgun sequence genome has a segment encoding these proteins:
- the LOC106131679 gene encoding UDP-glucosyltransferase 2 isoform X3, with protein MMNITVVMTAGIEMNDRKMLQEFAYISADQTFKYDNVRNFLEDTSEKFDVVIADLYETEVYAGLSVLYDCPMIWSYSMGAHWQVLRLIDERSNPSYTSDYLSGNIAPLSFQQRLQELWAQIEGSWSKSSHLQPKEEKLYEDIFRPLLNKRGRTLPDYQEVLYNSSFIFANEHHAFGTVPSIPLNFKLIGGLHIDSPIKPLPQDLQSLMDKSTNGVIYFSMGSTWQSKYIPKQVTEALLKTFSEFKQTVIWKYEAELANLPKNVHILKWAPQPSILAHPNCKIFISHGGQLSSTEAIHFGVATIGVPIFFDQFVNIKKAVNKGYAIKVPLTFNLAEDLKVAIETMLADPSYNLRAKELSAIYHDRPVSPAKELVHWVEHVVKTGGAMHLRSPSVYVKWYQKIYLDFVALVSAVVGLLAYILKALTSNLKKAKKVKKN; from the exons ATGATGAACATCACTGTGGTAATGACTGCAGGAATAGAAATGAATGATCGTAAAATGTTGCAGGAGTTTGCTTATATATCTGCCGACCAGACGTTCAAATATGATAATGTGAGGAATTTCTTAGAGGATACGAGTGAGAAATTCGATGTTGTGATTGCGGATTTATACGAAACGGAAGTTTATGCTGG ATTATCGGTTCTATACGACTGTCCCATGATATGGAGTTACTCCATGGGCGCTCACTGGCAGGTTCTTCGTTTGATCGATGAACGATCAAACCCATCCTATACATCTGACTATTTGTCTGGTAATATAGCCCCGTTGAGTTTCCAGCAAAGGCTGCAAGAGCTATGGGCTCAGATCGAGGGTAGTTGGTCCAAAAG ttCTCATCTACAACCAAAGGAAGAAAAACTTTATGAAGATATCTTCAGGCCACTTCTAAATAAGCGTGGCAGAACATTACCAGATTACCAGGaagtattatataattcaTCATTCATATTCGCTAATGAGCACCATGCATTTGGTACAGTGCCGAGTATACCACTGAATTTCAAGTTAATCGGAGGACTACATATAGACTCGCCGATTAAACCATTGCCTcag GATCTACAGTCTCTTATGGACAAGTCAACAAATGGAGTAATATACTTCAGCATGGGCTCAACTTGgcaaagtaaatatattccCAAGCAAGTGACTGAAGCTTTACTCAAAACATTTTCAGAGTTCAAACAAACTGTCATTTGGAAGTATGAAGCGGAATTGGCAAATCTGCCAAAGAACGTTCATATATTGAAATGGGCTCCACAGCCTAGTATATTAG CTCACCCTAACTGCAAAATATTCATATCGCACGGAGGTCAACTTTCTTCGACTGAAGCCATCCATTTTGGTGTGGCTACCATTGGGGTTCCTATATTTTTTGACCAGTTTGTCAACATCAAAAAGGCTGTGAATAAAGGATATGCGATCAAAGTACCCCTTACATTCAATTTGGCTGAAGATCTTAAAGTTGCCATCGAAACTATGCTGGCTGATCCAAG TTACAACCTTCGAGCTAAGGAATTATCAGCAATTTACCACGATAGACCTGTCTCTCCAGCTAAAGAACTAGTACATTGGGTGGAACATGTGGTCAAAACTGGTGGTGCCATGCATCTGCGTTCCCCATCAGTCTATGTAAAGTGGTATCAGAAGATTTACCTGGATTTTGTTGCATTGGTGTCAGCTGTTGTTGGTTTGTTAgcgtatattttaaaagcacTTACAAGTAACCTGAAAAAGGCTAAGAAGGTGAAGAAAAACTGA
- the LOC106131679 gene encoding UDP-glucosyltransferase 2 isoform X1 — protein MKLSCLHFILTLCYVNAYKVLLFFPFPIRSMGILGEGFVKHLTDAGHEVTYVTSVVTKRDYGKNFRQIDVSKNFAMMGDDPMMNITVVMTAGIEMNDRKMLQEFAYISADQTFKYDNVRNFLEDTSEKFDVVIADLYETEVYAGLSVLYDCPMIWSYSMGAHWQVLRLIDERSNPSYTSDYLSGNIAPLSFQQRLQELWAQIEGSWSKSSHLQPKEEKLYEDIFRPLLNKRGRTLPDYQEVLYNSSFIFANEHHAFGTVPSIPLNFKLIGGLHIDSPIKPLPQDLQSLMDKSTNGVIYFSMGSTWQSKYIPKQVTEALLKTFSEFKQTVIWKYEAELANLPKNVHILKWAPQPSILAHPNCKIFISHGGQLSSTEAIHFGVATIGVPIFFDQFVNIKKAVNKGYAIKVPLTFNLAEDLKVAIETMLADPSYNLRAKELSAIYHDRPVSPAKELVHWVEHVVKTGGAMHLRSPSVYVKWYQKIYLDFVALVSAVVGLLAYILKALTSNLKKAKKVKKN, from the exons ATGAAGTTGTCATgtctacattttattttaactcttTGTTATGTGAACGCGTACAAAGTTTTACTGTTTTTCCCGTTTCCTATAAGAAGCATGGGGATTTTAGGTGAAGGATTTGTGAAACACCTCACTGATGCTGGACATGAG GTGACATATGTTACTTCGGTAGTCACCAAGCGGGACTATGGCAAGAATTTCCGACAAATTGATGTAAGCAAAAACTTCGCCATGATGGGAG ATGACCCAATGATGAACATCACTGTGGTAATGACTGCAGGAATAGAAATGAATGATCGTAAAATGTTGCAGGAGTTTGCTTATATATCTGCCGACCAGACGTTCAAATATGATAATGTGAGGAATTTCTTAGAGGATACGAGTGAGAAATTCGATGTTGTGATTGCGGATTTATACGAAACGGAAGTTTATGCTGG ATTATCGGTTCTATACGACTGTCCCATGATATGGAGTTACTCCATGGGCGCTCACTGGCAGGTTCTTCGTTTGATCGATGAACGATCAAACCCATCCTATACATCTGACTATTTGTCTGGTAATATAGCCCCGTTGAGTTTCCAGCAAAGGCTGCAAGAGCTATGGGCTCAGATCGAGGGTAGTTGGTCCAAAAG ttCTCATCTACAACCAAAGGAAGAAAAACTTTATGAAGATATCTTCAGGCCACTTCTAAATAAGCGTGGCAGAACATTACCAGATTACCAGGaagtattatataattcaTCATTCATATTCGCTAATGAGCACCATGCATTTGGTACAGTGCCGAGTATACCACTGAATTTCAAGTTAATCGGAGGACTACATATAGACTCGCCGATTAAACCATTGCCTcag GATCTACAGTCTCTTATGGACAAGTCAACAAATGGAGTAATATACTTCAGCATGGGCTCAACTTGgcaaagtaaatatattccCAAGCAAGTGACTGAAGCTTTACTCAAAACATTTTCAGAGTTCAAACAAACTGTCATTTGGAAGTATGAAGCGGAATTGGCAAATCTGCCAAAGAACGTTCATATATTGAAATGGGCTCCACAGCCTAGTATATTAG CTCACCCTAACTGCAAAATATTCATATCGCACGGAGGTCAACTTTCTTCGACTGAAGCCATCCATTTTGGTGTGGCTACCATTGGGGTTCCTATATTTTTTGACCAGTTTGTCAACATCAAAAAGGCTGTGAATAAAGGATATGCGATCAAAGTACCCCTTACATTCAATTTGGCTGAAGATCTTAAAGTTGCCATCGAAACTATGCTGGCTGATCCAAG TTACAACCTTCGAGCTAAGGAATTATCAGCAATTTACCACGATAGACCTGTCTCTCCAGCTAAAGAACTAGTACATTGGGTGGAACATGTGGTCAAAACTGGTGGTGCCATGCATCTGCGTTCCCCATCAGTCTATGTAAAGTGGTATCAGAAGATTTACCTGGATTTTGTTGCATTGGTGTCAGCTGTTGTTGGTTTGTTAgcgtatattttaaaagcacTTACAAGTAACCTGAAAAAGGCTAAGAAGGTGAAGAAAAACTGA
- the LOC106131679 gene encoding UDP-glucosyltransferase 2 isoform X2 → MKLSCLHFILTLCYVNAYKVLLFFPFPIRSMGILGEGFVKHLTDAGHEEFAYISADQTFKYDNVRNFLEDTSEKFDVVIADLYETEVYAGLSVLYDCPMIWSYSMGAHWQVLRLIDERSNPSYTSDYLSGNIAPLSFQQRLQELWAQIEGSWSKSSHLQPKEEKLYEDIFRPLLNKRGRTLPDYQEVLYNSSFIFANEHHAFGTVPSIPLNFKLIGGLHIDSPIKPLPQDLQSLMDKSTNGVIYFSMGSTWQSKYIPKQVTEALLKTFSEFKQTVIWKYEAELANLPKNVHILKWAPQPSILAHPNCKIFISHGGQLSSTEAIHFGVATIGVPIFFDQFVNIKKAVNKGYAIKVPLTFNLAEDLKVAIETMLADPSYNLRAKELSAIYHDRPVSPAKELVHWVEHVVKTGGAMHLRSPSVYVKWYQKIYLDFVALVSAVVGLLAYILKALTSNLKKAKKVKKN, encoded by the exons ATGAAGTTGTCATgtctacattttattttaactcttTGTTATGTGAACGCGTACAAAGTTTTACTGTTTTTCCCGTTTCCTATAAGAAGCATGGGGATTTTAGGTGAAGGATTTGTGAAACACCTCACTGATGCTGGACATGAG GAGTTTGCTTATATATCTGCCGACCAGACGTTCAAATATGATAATGTGAGGAATTTCTTAGAGGATACGAGTGAGAAATTCGATGTTGTGATTGCGGATTTATACGAAACGGAAGTTTATGCTGG ATTATCGGTTCTATACGACTGTCCCATGATATGGAGTTACTCCATGGGCGCTCACTGGCAGGTTCTTCGTTTGATCGATGAACGATCAAACCCATCCTATACATCTGACTATTTGTCTGGTAATATAGCCCCGTTGAGTTTCCAGCAAAGGCTGCAAGAGCTATGGGCTCAGATCGAGGGTAGTTGGTCCAAAAG ttCTCATCTACAACCAAAGGAAGAAAAACTTTATGAAGATATCTTCAGGCCACTTCTAAATAAGCGTGGCAGAACATTACCAGATTACCAGGaagtattatataattcaTCATTCATATTCGCTAATGAGCACCATGCATTTGGTACAGTGCCGAGTATACCACTGAATTTCAAGTTAATCGGAGGACTACATATAGACTCGCCGATTAAACCATTGCCTcag GATCTACAGTCTCTTATGGACAAGTCAACAAATGGAGTAATATACTTCAGCATGGGCTCAACTTGgcaaagtaaatatattccCAAGCAAGTGACTGAAGCTTTACTCAAAACATTTTCAGAGTTCAAACAAACTGTCATTTGGAAGTATGAAGCGGAATTGGCAAATCTGCCAAAGAACGTTCATATATTGAAATGGGCTCCACAGCCTAGTATATTAG CTCACCCTAACTGCAAAATATTCATATCGCACGGAGGTCAACTTTCTTCGACTGAAGCCATCCATTTTGGTGTGGCTACCATTGGGGTTCCTATATTTTTTGACCAGTTTGTCAACATCAAAAAGGCTGTGAATAAAGGATATGCGATCAAAGTACCCCTTACATTCAATTTGGCTGAAGATCTTAAAGTTGCCATCGAAACTATGCTGGCTGATCCAAG TTACAACCTTCGAGCTAAGGAATTATCAGCAATTTACCACGATAGACCTGTCTCTCCAGCTAAAGAACTAGTACATTGGGTGGAACATGTGGTCAAAACTGGTGGTGCCATGCATCTGCGTTCCCCATCAGTCTATGTAAAGTGGTATCAGAAGATTTACCTGGATTTTGTTGCATTGGTGTCAGCTGTTGTTGGTTTGTTAgcgtatattttaaaagcacTTACAAGTAACCTGAAAAAGGCTAAGAAGGTGAAGAAAAACTGA